One Saimiri boliviensis isolate mSaiBol1 chromosome 17, mSaiBol1.pri, whole genome shotgun sequence genomic window carries:
- the COX11 gene encoding cytochrome c oxidase assembly protein COX11, mitochondrial yields MGGVWHPAWRRLFFCGWRSLRRGSAARPAETVEPFLRPEWNGTGGAERGLRLLGTWKRCNLGARDPAVQPLWRPKSSNSFRRAQEEEWRRRNKTVLTYVVAVAVGMLGAAYAAVPLYRLYCQTTGLGGSVVAGHASDQIENMVPVKNRIIKVTFNADVHASLQWNFRPQQTEIFVVPGETALAFYKAKNPTDKPVIGISTYNVVPFEAGQYFNKIQCFCFEEQRLNPQEEVDMPVFFYIDPEFAEDPRMIKVDVITLSYTFFEAKEGQNLPVPGYN; encoded by the exons ATGGGTGGGGTCTGGCATCCGGCATGGAGGCGCCTCTTTTTCTGTGGCTGGCGCTCGCTTCGCCGTGGGTCTGCAGCCAGGCCTGCAGAGACGGTAGAGCCGTTTCTTAGGCCAGAGTGGAATGGGACGGGAGGTGCCGAGAGAGGACTGAGGCTGCTGGGGACATGGAAGCGCTGCAACCTTGGAGCCAGGGACCCGGCAGTGCAGCCGCTGTGGCGGCCTAAGAGCTCGAACTCTTTCAGGCGCGCGCAGGAGGAGGAATGGCGGCGGCGGAACAAGACGGTCCTCACTTACGTGGTCGCGGTCGCCGTGGGCATGCTGGGGGCGGCCTACGCCGCCGTACCCCTTTATCGGCTCTACTGCCAG ACTACTGGACTTGGAGGATCAGTAGTTGCAGGTCATGCATCAGACCAGATTGAAAACATGGTGCCTGTTAAGAATCGAATCATTAAAGTTACGTTTAATGCAGATGTGCATGCAAGTCTCCAGTGGAATTTTAGACCTCAGCAAACAGAAATATTT GTGGTTCCAGGAGAGACTGCACTGGCATTTTACAAAGCTAAGAATCCTACTGACAAACCAGTAATTGGAATTTCTACATACAATGTTGTTCCATTTGAAGCTGGACAgtatttcaataaaatacag TGCTTCTGTTTTGAAGAACAAAGGCTTAATCCCCAAGAGGAAGTAGATATGCCAGTGTTTTTCTACATTGATCCTGAATTTGCCGAAGATCCAAGAATGATTAAGGTTGATGTTATCACTCTTTCTTACACTTTTTTTGAAGCAAAAGAAGGGCAAAATTTGCCAGTTCCAGGATATAATTGA